The following proteins are encoded in a genomic region of Catharus ustulatus isolate bCatUst1 chromosome 4, bCatUst1.pri.v2, whole genome shotgun sequence:
- the LOC116995832 gene encoding suppressor of cytokine signaling 1-like, with translation MIRGRPDDLHNTHTTVSRLQRQHRSVLPSPAPPGLPDRFRMFRSCEWEVLERSLNILQASDFYWGPLSVGEAHAKLQREPVGTYLVRDSSQGNCLFSLSVRMPTGPVSLRISFQEGYFRLKNWFSDCVVRLLELVVAGTRNNPLHFDEMGGTPLVFSEPLCRSRRAVPTLRELCCRSLPAGAMTEDRAGLGGSLGMCLREEEFSSLDRRGGSEGTVGPRPSLSWAGR, from the coding sequence ATGATCAGAGGGAGGCCAGATGATCTACACAACACACACACCACTGTTTCTCGTCTGCAAAGGCAGCATCGGAGTGTTCTCCCCAGCCCCGCGCCACCCGGCTTGCCCGATCGTTTCCGGATGTTTCGCAGCTGCGAATGGGAAGTCCTGGAGCGATCCCTCAATATCCTCCAGGCCAGTGACTTCTACTGGGGCCCCTTGTCCGTGGGGGAGGCTCACGCCAAGCTCCAGCGGGAGCCTGTAGGCACCTACTTGGTGCGGGACAGCTCGCAGGGGAACTGCTTGTTCAGCCTGAGCGTGCGGATGCCCACGGGGCCCGTCAGCCTTCGAATCTCTTTCCAGGAGGGCTATTTCCGCCTCAAGAACTGGTTTTCAGACTGTGTGGTTcggctgctggagctggtggtgGCAGGGACCCGGAACAACCCCTTGCACTTTGATGAGATGGGGGGAACTCCCCTGGTCTTCTCTGAGCCCTTGTGCCGGAGCCGCCGGGCAGTGCCCACACTGCGAGAATTGTGCTGCCGGAGCCTCCCTGCTGGTGCCATGAcagaggacagagcagggctgggaggctcCTTGGGGATGTGTCTGAGGGAAGAGGAGTTCTCATCCCTGGACAGAAGGGGTGGGTCAGAGGGGACTGTTGGCCCCAGGCCCtctctgtcctgggctgggagatGA